A part of Persephonella sp. genomic DNA contains:
- a CDS encoding MjaI family restriction endonuclease, with protein MELKIKIDEIKKLMEIETPEFPKYATQIINLANQNAQATRPRVVGQMSKLEFTGL; from the coding sequence ATGGAACTTAAGATAAAAATAGATGAAATAAAAAAATTAATGGAGATAGAAACACCAGAATTTCCAAAATATGCAACTCAGATTATAAATCTGGCAAATCAGAATGCACAGGCAACAAGACCAAGAGTTGTAGGTCAGATGAGTAAACTGGAGTTTACAGGCTTATAA
- a CDS encoding AI-2E family transporter: MGSSEQIGNFFFFGFLSFFLFLGYLLFEPFLKVIVLSILLTIIFYPLYVRLLKKLKSRIVSSLIMTTVILLFIIIPSILLVAFFVNQIISIYPILIEKISKYKDLDLLLKELPVISKIYSIIENTLQSLNVRVDIGDAIRGIINEVVSFVIQQGKGIFLDVTLLVAGIIFMIVTIFFLFKDGEALFNRIYSIIPLSDKDKSFLISKSYRAIQGVVLGSVLTAVAQGILSFIGYFAIGLEMSYFWAFITFVAAFIPVGGASLVWVPVAIYALLTKGFLTAFLFSLYGTFVISTIDNIIKPVVIGDKTNIHPMILVFAILGGLNFFGFVGIFLAPIIIVMIDNLLYLFREKYVIKT, from the coding sequence TTGGGTTCTTCAGAACAGATAGGAAACTTTTTTTTCTTTGGTTTCCTGTCTTTTTTTCTTTTTTTAGGTTATCTTCTTTTTGAACCTTTTTTAAAAGTTATAGTGTTATCAATACTGCTGACAATTATATTTTATCCTCTTTATGTTCGGCTTCTAAAAAAACTAAAAAGTAGAATTGTATCTTCCTTAATAATGACAACTGTTATACTGCTTTTTATAATAATTCCTTCTATTCTTCTTGTGGCTTTTTTTGTTAATCAGATAATCAGTATTTATCCTATTTTGATTGAAAAGATATCCAAGTATAAAGATTTAGACCTCCTCCTAAAAGAACTACCTGTTATCTCAAAAATATATTCAATCATTGAAAACACACTCCAATCACTAAACGTCAGGGTAGACATCGGAGATGCTATAAGAGGAATAATAAATGAGGTGGTTTCTTTCGTTATACAGCAGGGTAAAGGTATATTTCTTGATGTTACCCTTCTTGTTGCCGGAATAATCTTTATGATCGTTACGATATTCTTCCTGTTCAAAGATGGGGAAGCTCTCTTTAACAGAATTTACAGCATCATACCATTATCAGATAAAGACAAATCTTTTCTTATATCAAAAAGCTACAGGGCTATTCAGGGAGTAGTTCTTGGTTCTGTTCTTACAGCTGTTGCACAGGGAATACTTTCATTTATTGGATATTTTGCGATCGGTCTTGAAATGAGTTATTTCTGGGCTTTTATCACATTTGTTGCAGCATTTATACCTGTTGGAGGGGCATCACTTGTATGGGTTCCTGTAGCAATATACGCCCTTTTAACGAAAGGATTTTTGACAGCTTTTCTTTTCTCCCTTTACGGAACATTCGTCATAAGCACAATAGACAATATAATAAAACCTGTTGTTATTGGGGATAAAACAAATATCCACCCAATGATACTTGTTTTTGCCATATTGGGAGGTTTAAACTTCTTTGGCTTTGTTGGAATTTTTCTTGCGCCTATAATCATAGTTATGATTGATAACCTTCTTTACTTATTTAGAGAAAAGTATGTGATTAAGACTTAA
- a CDS encoding Nramp family divalent metal transporter has protein sequence MEKKRFKKLRELGPGIITGGAGDDPAGILTYTIVGATTGFSQLWLMLLSTPMMIAVQDTAAKLALVTGKSLPEILNSFYSKKLTYFIVLCLATANILTIGADLQAVAAILEILTGIKSVYFLIPVTVLIGYLVVFKQYRTVKKVLIALTSILVVYVISAFISKPSLIDLLKNTFIPNIQPDLSFVLAALGLLGTTISPYMIFWQASEEKEDHATVSQAKVMTLDTAVGMIYSNIIAYAIIVSSAVMIFGHTEIQTIKDAALALKPVAGDYAFIIFSIGVIVSGFLAIPVLAGSSAYAVADTFGWREGMDYKISDAKGFYVVFLGSLLVGNIIDISGLSAVDALYYSQVFDGILLPVLSGLLLILGNNKKILGEYTNGRFNNLFLLLTFFVSSIATVYMFVSLFKS, from the coding sequence TTGGAAAAAAAACGGTTTAAAAAATTAAGGGAGCTTGGACCGGGTATAATAACCGGCGGAGCAGGAGACGATCCTGCAGGGATTTTGACTTACACGATAGTTGGTGCCACAACTGGATTTTCCCAGCTCTGGCTGATGCTTCTTTCAACCCCAATGATGATAGCTGTTCAGGATACAGCCGCGAAGTTGGCTCTTGTTACAGGGAAAAGTTTGCCTGAAATTCTAAACAGTTTTTACTCAAAAAAGCTTACATATTTCATAGTTCTCTGTCTCGCAACTGCGAATATTTTAACTATTGGAGCAGATCTTCAAGCTGTTGCAGCAATTCTTGAGATACTAACAGGGATTAAATCTGTTTATTTTCTTATCCCTGTTACTGTTTTAATCGGTTATCTTGTTGTGTTTAAGCAGTATAGAACTGTAAAAAAGGTTCTTATTGCTCTTACCTCAATTCTTGTTGTTTATGTAATATCAGCTTTTATATCAAAGCCATCATTGATTGATCTGCTGAAAAACACATTTATTCCCAACATACAGCCTGATCTTTCTTTTGTCCTGGCTGCACTGGGACTTTTAGGAACAACTATATCTCCCTACATGATATTCTGGCAGGCATCAGAAGAAAAAGAAGATCATGCCACAGTTTCTCAGGCAAAGGTTATGACATTGGATACTGCTGTTGGTATGATTTATTCAAATATAATAGCTTACGCTATTATCGTATCTTCTGCTGTTATGATTTTCGGTCATACAGAAATACAAACAATAAAAGATGCAGCTCTTGCTTTAAAGCCTGTTGCAGGTGATTATGCATTTATTATTTTTAGTATAGGTGTTATTGTCTCAGGTTTTCTTGCCATTCCGGTTCTGGCAGGGTCTTCTGCCTATGCTGTTGCAGATACTTTCGGCTGGAGAGAAGGAATGGATTATAAAATAAGCGATGCAAAAGGTTTTTATGTGGTTTTTTTAGGCTCGCTACTTGTTGGGAATATTATAGACATTTCAGGATTATCAGCCGTTGATGCCCTTTACTACAGTCAGGTTTTTGATGGAATTCTTCTTCCTGTTCTCAGCGGACTTCTGCTGATTTTAGGAAATAACAAAAAGATATTAGGGGAGTATACGAACGGGAGATTTAACAATCTTTTCCTTTTGCTCACATTTTTTGTTTCTTCTATTGCTACCGTGTATATGTTTGTCAGCCTGTTTAAGTCTTAA
- a CDS encoding 2Fe-2S iron-sulfur cluster-binding protein, which produces MEKAIIKIKRFDGKKEWYDQFQVDIQDRTTIAEVLMQIHDRVDPTLSFRVQCRASICGTCGVKINGEKHVLACKTKVKENLVNGEILIEPLSNMPVIKDLVTDHKEFIYKIKDVKGWFEPKKEFQPVYPDDLKQFDKETDCILCGICYSICPVFEADRDFGGPINFVKVFRFWKDKNDALGDERIVLAENNRITSCVHCKYCTFSCPKQIPVEQDILQIEFYGKQKGIIKKDEDTGGFSTPFGF; this is translated from the coding sequence ATGGAAAAGGCGATTATCAAAATAAAAAGGTTTGATGGAAAAAAAGAATGGTATGATCAATTTCAGGTAGATATTCAGGACAGAACAACTATCGCCGAAGTTCTTATGCAAATACATGATAGAGTTGATCCAACCCTTTCTTTCAGAGTTCAGTGTAGAGCTTCAATATGTGGAACATGTGGGGTGAAAATAAACGGGGAAAAACATGTTCTTGCCTGCAAAACAAAGGTTAAGGAAAATCTTGTTAACGGGGAGATATTAATAGAACCTCTTTCAAATATGCCTGTTATAAAGGATTTAGTGACAGATCATAAAGAATTTATATATAAGATAAAAGATGTTAAGGGGTGGTTTGAACCTAAAAAAGAGTTTCAACCTGTTTACCCAGACGATCTGAAGCAGTTTGATAAGGAAACTGACTGCATTCTGTGCGGTATTTGCTATTCAATATGTCCTGTTTTTGAGGCTGACAGGGATTTTGGAGGACCTATCAATTTTGTTAAGGTTTTCAGGTTCTGGAAAGACAAAAATGATGCTTTAGGTGATGAAAGGATAGTTTTAGCAGAAAATAATCGTATAACAAGCTGTGTTCATTGTAAATACTGCACCTTCTCTTGTCCAAAGCAAATACCCGTTGAACAGGATATACTCCAGATAGAGTTTTACGGAAAACAGAAAGGTATTATCAAGAAAGATGAGGATACAGGAGGTTTTTCCACACCTTTTGGATTTTAG
- a CDS encoding TlpA disulfide reductase family protein: protein MKKIIIFLLLIFSFGSYGKGLKPYMFSLEDENGKIVNLSDLKGNVVYLVFWSKTCTTCEGEMPVINDLYKKYKDKNVKFFGIVIDEKDKGKIKEIKKKWGFEFPVLIGNDTVKTKYRIIGTPITYILRKNLTIGKIIYGAHSKKKLEKYIEKFLEENYD, encoded by the coding sequence ATGAAAAAAATTATAATATTTTTGCTTCTGATCTTTTCTTTTGGTTCTTATGGGAAAGGTCTAAAACCCTACATGTTTTCCCTTGAAGACGAAAACGGCAAAATTGTTAATCTTTCTGATCTGAAGGGAAATGTAGTTTATTTAGTCTTCTGGTCTAAAACATGCACCACATGTGAGGGAGAAATGCCTGTTATAAACGATCTGTATAAAAAGTATAAAGACAAAAATGTAAAATTCTTCGGCATTGTAATTGATGAAAAGGACAAAGGTAAGATAAAAGAGATAAAGAAAAAGTGGGGTTTTGAGTTTCCTGTTCTTATAGGAAATGATACTGTTAAAACCAAGTACAGAATAATCGGAACACCTATCACATACATACTGAGAAAAAACCTTACAATAGGTAAAATAATTTATGGTGCTCATTCTAAAAAGAAATTAGAAAAATACATAGAAAAGTTTTTAGAGGAAAATTATGATTGA